A DNA window from Falco naumanni isolate bFalNau1 chromosome Z, bFalNau1.pat, whole genome shotgun sequence contains the following coding sequences:
- the PDCD1LG2 gene encoding programmed cell death 1 ligand 2 encodes MLQILAMLLLETQLSMVSALFTVEVPQQLYIVEHGSNVTMECRFPVNGSLNLGLLTVVWEQKRQGQSKSKEVYTLRNGKASLPSQHHDYVGRAALLHSELKLGRAILQITSVKITDAGSYLCLIDYQGADYKYITLEVKASYKRINTQVMRKPGEDKFVFICQSEGFPLAEVFWQNEKNFSLSGSANTTYTLTADGLYNVTSIVTFKPNLSENYSCVFWNKELNGQTSAHISTSALISTQYNGQKSLVLFIVPTCVMVAVLPSALIIFQKRKSFENGQPKEDRKRKHNPNPKDENRDDFNAQTEALYLSTVTASRDSGSVGL; translated from the exons ATGCTCCAGATCCTCGCAATGCTGTTGCTGGAAACACAGCTCTCCATGGTTTCAG CTTTATTTACAGTTGAAGTTCCTCAACAGCTATACATTGTGGAGCATGGGAGCAATGTAACCATGGAATGCAGATTCCCTGTGAACGGTTCATTAAACCTAGGACTCCTGACTGTTGTCTGGGAGCAAAAAAGGCAGGGCCAGTCCAAATCAAAAGAGGTGTACACGCTCCGCAATGGGAAGGCATCGCTTCCATCACAACATCACGATTATGTAGGAAGAGCAGCACTTCTGCACAGCGAACTGAAACTGGGACGAGCTATCCTTCAGATCACCAGCGTGAAGATCACAGATGCGGGATCATACCTTTGTCTCATTGACTATCAGGGTGCGGACTACAAGTACATTACTTTGGAAGTAAAAG CATCCTACAAGAGAATAAACACTCAAGTAATGAGAAAACCAGGTGAAGACAAGTTTGTTTTTATATGCCAGTCAGAAGGCTTTCCTCTGGCAGAGGTTTTCTGGCAAAATGAGAAGAACTTCAGTCTCAGTGGATCTGCAAATACCACCTACACACTGACTGCAGACGGTCTCTACAATGTCACCAGCATCGTGACATTCAAACCAAACTTGAGTGAGAACTACAGCTGTGTGTTCTGGAATAAGGAACTGAATGGACAAACTTCAGCTCATATTTCCACTTCAG CTTTAATAAGTACACAGTATAATGGACAAAAATCCCTGGTCTTATTTATCGTCCCCACGTGTGTGATGGTGGCTGTTCTTCCCTCTGCATTAATAatctttcaaaagagaaaatcatTTGAGAATGGGCAACCCAAAGAAG acaggaaaagaaaacataaccCTAACCCGAAAGATGAGAACA gagATGATTTTAACGCTCAAACTGAGGCTTTATACTTGTCAACTGTCACAGCTTCAAGAGACAGTGGGAGTGTGGGTCTCTGA